TCTGAACTTCTATTTTATCATCATCGATAGCATTACTGATAAATTCCATAATAAAATTGGGATCGCTGTTGCTGATATTTTCCATCCCGTGAAAGGACAGGGCTCGTTTATTTTCATCTTCAGATTTTATCCATTGCGTCATCCGCTCTTTCATCAGATCAGGATATTTGCGCCACATCTCATTTACTATGCTCTCTGCTTCCCAGGGAGTTGATTTATAGCAGGAATCAAGAATATTTAATATCTCTTCTGGTTCGTCCTGACATAAATGGAAATAATAAAATACGGCTGTGGCTCTTATACCATAGAACTTGTGATCAAGCATCTTTTTCATAAGGGGTTCCATCTTATCTGCATCTACATTCTTTGCTAAATAAGTACCCAGATGCTCTCTGATAAAATAATTTGGAGTATTTGCCACTTTGTAGATTTCTTTCTCTACTTTTACCGTTTTACCTTCTGCAAGGAGTGCAAATAATTTATTTACTAATTCCTTAAGATT
This window of the Candidatus Stygibacter australis genome carries:
- a CDS encoding DNA alkylation repair protein, which codes for MFNKIGRLDNEDTKNLKELVNKLFALLAEGKTVKVEKEIYKVANTPNYFIREHLGTYLAKNVDADKMEPLMKKMLDHKFYGIRATAVFYYFHLCQDEPEEILNILDSCYKSTPWEAESIVNEMWRKYPDLMKERMTQWIKSEDENKRALSFHGMENISNSDPNFIMEFISNAIDDDKIEVQKKITHILTQVARSNPIIVFPYIREWLVEADDTRVKTIWVSMKKLANIIVQRNRNEQSQEFVLLTQQTIEDWKNDENEKVSYMGEKLFRIIRR